A window of the Hordeum vulgare subsp. vulgare chromosome 5H, MorexV3_pseudomolecules_assembly, whole genome shotgun sequence genome harbors these coding sequences:
- the LOC123396634 gene encoding pectinesterase-like, with protein sequence MSSAFGDFGPLTERRKAEKARQVRKRIMIAGGTIAIILIVCGIAVMLNGKHKEEKAGSSSKKGSSSKGKSGGGGSEDGGDLKAVKKTITLMCQQVDYQGVCEESLTRCANASESSPMGVVRLAVRVIGEALAQAFDRTDLILSDEPHVKAAIADCKEFFLYAKEELNRTLGGMDAKDSITKQGYQLRIWLSAVIAHQETCIDGFPDGEFKDKVKESFIKGKELTSNALALIEKAATLLAGLKLPQRRLLVEEEGAAPPRRAEPVLGEDGIPEWVPESERRVLKGGGFKGEVKANVVVAKDGSGQFKTINEALNAMPKKYDGRYVIQVKEGVYEEYVTITGQMPNVTLNGDGSKKTIITGKKNFVDGTTTFKSATFTAQGDGFMAIGVGFENTAGADKHQAVALLVLSDKSIFLNCKMDGFQDTLYAHSKAQFYRNCVISGTIDFIFGDAAAVFQNCIITLRRPLDNQQNIVTAQGRADAREATGFVLQKCEITAEPGLTAPGKPPIKNYLGRPWRECSRTIIMESDIPALIDKAGYLPWNGDFALKTLFYAEYGNKGPGADTAGRVNWEGYKKTISKDDATKFTLGNFIHAQAWIDPTGTPVKYDFFG encoded by the exons ATGTCGTCGGCGTTTGGCGACTTCGGCCCGCTCACGGAGCGCCGCAAAGCCGAGAAGGCGCGGCAGGTGCGCAAGCGCATCATGATCGCCGGAGGGACCATCGCCATTATACTCATTGTTTGCGGCATCGCCGTCATGCTGAACGGGAAGCATAAGGAAGAAAAAGCCGGGTCATCCAGCAAGAAGGGCTCGTCCTCAAAGGGAAAGTCCGGTGGCGGCGGATCCGAGGACGGAGGAGACCTCAAGGCCGTGAAGAAGACCATCACGCTCATGTGCCAGCAGGTGGACTACCAGGGCGTGTGCGAGGAGAGCCTGACGAGGTGCGCCAACGCGAGCGAGTCGTCGCCCATGGGCGTCGTCCGCTTGGCCGTCAGGGTCATCGGCGAAGCGCTGGCGCAGGCGTTCGACCGCACCGACCTGATCCTGAGCGACGAGCCCCACGTGAAGGCCGCCATCGCCGACTGCAAGGAGTTCTTCCTGTACGCCAAGGAAGAGCTCAACCGCACGCTCGGCGGAATGGACGCCAAGGACAGCATCACCAAGCAAGGGTACCAACTGCGGATCTGGCTGAGCGCGGTGATCGCGCACCAGGAGACGTGCATCGACGGCTTCCCCGACGGGGAGTTCAAGGACAAGGTGAAGGAGTCCTTCATCAAGGGGAAGGAGCTGACCAGTAACGCGCTGGCGCTCATCGAGAAGGCGGCGACGCTCCTCGCCGGCCTCAAGCTCCCGCAACGCCGGCTGTTGGTCGAGGAGGAGGGAGCGGCGCCGCCACGGCGAGCCGAGCCGGTGCTAGGGGAGGATGGCATCCCGGAGTGGGTGCCCGAAAGCGAGCGGAGGGTTCTCAAGGGCGGCGGGTTCAAGGGCGAGGTCAAGGCGAACGTGGTGGTGGCCAAGGACGGCAGCGGCCAGTTTAAGACCATCAATGAGGCGCTCAATGCCATGCCAAAGAAATATGATGGAAG ATATGTGATCCAAGTGAAGGAGGGTGTGTACGAGGAGTATGTTACCATCACAGGCCAGATGCCGAACGTGACCTTGAACGGCGACGGTTCCAAGAAGACCATCATCACCGGTAAAAAGAACTTCGTGGACGGGACCACGACCTTCAAGTCGGCAACCTTCA CCGCGCAAGGCGACGGGTTCATGGCGATCGGGGTGGGGTTCGAGAACACGGCGGGCGCGGACAAGCACCAGGCGGTGGCGCTGCTGGTGTTGTCGGACAAGTCCATCTTCCTCAACTGCAAGATGGACGGGTTCCAGGACACGCTGTACGCGCACTCCAAGGCGCAGTTCTACCGCAACTGCGTCATCTCCGGCACCATCGACTTCATcttcggcgacgcggcggccgtgTTCCAGAACTGCATCATCACGCTCCGCCGGCCGCTGGACAACCAGCAGAACATCGTCACGGCGCAGGGCCGCGCCGACGCCCGGGAGGCCACGGGGTTCGTGCTCCAGAAGTGCGAGATCACCGCCGAGCCCGGGCTCACGGCGCCCGGCAAACCGCCCATCAAGAACTACCTCGGCCGGCCGTGGCGCGAGTGCTCACGCACCATCATCATGGAGTCCGACATCCCGGCGCTCATCGACAAGGCCGGGTACCTGCCGTGGAACGGCGACTTCGCGCTCAAGACGCTCTTCTACGCCGAGTACGGCAACAAGGGGCCGGGCGCCGACACGGCGGGGCGCGTCAACTGGGAAGGGTACAAGAAGACCATCAGCAAGGACGACGCCACCAAGTTCACCCTGGGGAACTTCATCCACGCCCAGGCGTGGATCGACCCGACCGGCACGCCGGTCAAGTACGACTTCTTCGGGTGA